The following proteins are co-located in the Bubalus bubalis isolate 160015118507 breed Murrah chromosome 21, NDDB_SH_1, whole genome shotgun sequence genome:
- the LOC102392068 gene encoding up-regulator of cell proliferation, whose product MASSGHSDLGEVTSEIKASERRAAVAIADLEWREMEGDDCEFHYGEGPNEAQDSDFPIEERSRLQEMLFLLGLETYQTQKLSLQDALQISSDSMKNWAPQTPKDLPWNFLRKLQALNAEARNTTMVLDIPLDTRPVEKESQMEEEIIYWDTAEDISADIYSFSELPTPDTPVNPLDLLCALLLSSDSFLQQEIVSKMSLCQFALPLILPDPENHYHTFLLWAMRGTVRTWGSQPPRVMGSFREDSMVLSRAPAFAFVRMEVSSNSKSQLLNDVLSPGHRQQDCFWHRDLNLGTNPREIADGLVEISWFLPSGREDLDIFPEPMAFLNLRGDIGSHWLQFKLLTEISSAIFILTDNISKKEYKLLSSMKGSATKYYFILSPYRGKRNTNLRFLNRLIPVLKMDHSHVLVKVSSTDSVGFVRRVRAIVAHVTRSPCRRVSVEDMANAARKLGLKVDEDCEECQRAKDRMEQITRKIKDLDAYRRDELRLQGETWRKVAQVEKELCQIQWASDPPEKYRAELRHRLLELRMQQNDHDPSWGVQEFISGISSPSLGEKQYFLKWMEWGLARVAQPRPRPSPEMIFALRPKHCGAVDFSEPFWPEPLGVEHFLREMGQFYEAESCLVEAGKLPAGQRRFAHFPGLALELLLKGLPLELIDGNTLSPALRWVTGLLKELHVHLERRSRLVVLSALGMPGTGKSTLLNTMFGLRFVTGRGRGPRGAFMQLIKVAESFSQDLGCDHILVIDSGGLIAGVRTEAGERFEREASLATLIMGLSNVTVVSLAETRNIPPAILHAFLRLEKTGHMPNYQFVYQNLHDVSALGSKPRDRRQLLDQPSDVGRATVQMEKQGDGIQTLADLAFWDPEKQHIWHIPGLWHGVPPMAAVNLAYSEAIFELKRCLLENIRNGLSNQNKNIQQLIELVRRL is encoded by the exons ACACTCAGATTTGGGAGAAGTAACATCAGAAATAAAAGCTTCTGAGAGACGAGCAGCTGTGGCCATTGCAG atttgGAATGGAGAGAAATGGAAGGAGATGACTGCGAGTTTCATTATGGAG aggGTCCAAATGAAGCTCAGGATAGTGACTTTCCAATAG aggagaggagcagaCTACAAGAAATGCTGTTCCTTTTGGGACTAGAGACATACCAAACACAGAAACTCAGCCTCCAGGACGCCTTACAGATCAGCAGTGACAGCATGAAGAACTGGGCTCCTCAGACTCCCAAAGACTTGCCCTGGAATTTCCTCAGGAAGCTGCAGGCCCTCAATGCTGAAGCCAGGAATACCACCATGGTCCTGGACATTCCCCTGGACACCAGGCCTGTGGAGAAGGAGAGCCAAATGGAAGAGGAGATCATCTACTGGGACACGGCTGAGGACATCTCAGCAGACATCTATTCCTTCTCCGAGCTGCCAACACCCGACACACCTGTGAATCCCTTGGACCTTCTCTGTGCCCTTCTGCTTTCCTCTGATAGTTTCCTGCAACAGGAAATTGTGTCAAAAATGTCTCTCTGCCAGTTTGCACTCCCTCTCATTTTGCCTGACCCAGAAAACCACTACCACACATTTCTGCTGTGGGCCATGAGGGGGACTGTGCGGACATGGGGGTCACAGCCCCCAAGGGTGATGGGAAGCTTCAGAGAAGACAGCATGGTCCTGTCCCGAGCACCTGCCTTCGCCTTTGTGCGCATGGAGGTCAGCAGCAACTCCAAATCCCAGCTTCTCAACGACGTGCTCAGCCCTGGCCACAGGCAGCAGGACTGTTTCTGGCATCGGGATCTGAACTTGGGCACTAACCCTCGGGAGATAGCAGACGGGCTGGTAGAAATTTCCTGGTTTCTTCCCAGTGGCAGGGAGGACTTGGACATTTTCCCAGAGCCCATGGCCTTCCTAAACTTGAGAGGTGACATTGGGTCTCACTGGCTGCAGTTCAAGCTCTTGACAGAAATCTCCTCGGCCATATTCATCTTGACTGACAACATCAGTAAGAAGGAATACAAATTGCTGTCTTCCATGAAGGGGTCAGCCACAAAATACTACTTCATCCTGAGCCCCTACCGTGGGAAACGAAACACAAACCTGAGATTTCTGAACAGGTTAATTCCTGTGCTGAAGATGGACCACTCTCATGTCCTCGTGAAGGTCAGCAGCACAGACAGTGTAGGCTTTGTGCGTAGGGTCCGCGCCATCGTCGCACATGTGACCCGGTCCCCCTGCAGGAGGGTATCCGTGGAGGACATGGCGAACGCGGCCCGAAAGCTGGGGCTGAAGGTCGATGAGGACTGTGAGGAGTGTCAGCGGGCAAAGGACCGGATGGAGCAGATCACCAGGAAAATCAAGGATTTGGATGCCTACCGCAGGGATGAGCTGAGGCTACAGGGGGAAACTTGGAGAAAGGTGGCCCAGGTGGAGAAGGAGCTCTGCCAGATCCAGTGGGCCAGCGACCCTCCTGAGAAGTACAGGGCTGAGCTGAGGCATCGGTTACTGGAACTTCGAATGCAGCAGAATGACCATGACCCTTCCTGGGGGGTCCAGGAGTTCATCTCAGGCATCAGCAGCCCCTCCCTGGGGGAGAAGCAGTATTTCCTGAAGTGGATGGAGTGGGGACTGGCCCGGGTGGCCCAGCCAAGGCCAAGACCATCTCCAGAGATGATTTTTGCCCTGAGACCAAAGCACTGTGGGGCCGTGGACTTCAGTGAGCCATTCTGGCCTGAGCCCCTGGGGGTGGAGCATTTCCTGCGGGAGATGGGACAGTTTTACGAGGCTGAAAGCTGCCTTGTGGAGGCAGGGAAGCTGCCAGCAGGGCAGAGGCGGTTTGCCCACTTCCCAGGCTTGGCCTTGGAGCTGCTGCTGAAGGGGCTTCCCCTGGAGCTGATCGATGGGAACACCCTGAGCCCCGCCTTGCGCTGGGTCACAGGGCTCCTAAAGGAGCTACACGTCCACCTGGAGAGGAGGTCACGCCTGGTAGTCCTGTCAGCACTTGGCATGCCAGGCACGGGCAAGTCCACCCTTCTCAATACCATGTTCGGGCTGCGGTTTGTCACAGGAAGGGGCCGTGGTCCTCGAGGGGCCTTCATGCAGCTCATTAAGGTGGCTGAGAGCTTTAGCCAGGACCTGGGCTGTGATCACATCCTGGTAATAGACTCTGGGGGCTTGATAGCTGGAGTCCGGACCGAGGCAGGGGAGAGGTTTGAGCGGGAGGCTTCCCTGGCCACTTTGATTATGGGGCTGAGCAATGTCACTGTGGTCAGTTTAGCTGAAACAAGGAACATTCCACCAGCTATTCTGCATGCATTTCTAAGGCTGGAAAAAACAGGGCACATGCCCAACTATCAGTTTGTATACCAGAACCTTCATGATGTGTCTGCCCTTGGCTCCAAGCCAAGAGATCGGAGGCAGCTCCTGGACCAGCCCAGTGATGTGGGCAGAGCCACAGTGCAAATGGAGAAACAGGGTGACGGGATCCAGACGCTGGCTGACCTGGCCTTTTGGGACCCTGAGAAGCAGCACATTTGGCACATCCCTGGCTTATGGCATGGAGTGCCTCCCATGGCCGCTGTGAACTTGGCGTACAGTGA